The following proteins are encoded in a genomic region of Spirosoma sp. SC4-14:
- the trmD gene encoding tRNA (guanosine(37)-N1)-methyltransferase TrmD has product MRIDIITCLPRLLDSFFAHSILQRAQQGGHVEVIVHDLRDYTTDKHRRVDDYAFGGGAGMVMQIQPIANCIRSLQADRAYDEIIYMTPDGERLNQKTANTLSLKQNLIILCGHYKGIDERARELFVTREISIGDYVLSGGELAACVLSDAIIRLLPGVLNDETSALTDSFQDNLLAPPVYTRPAEFEGHRVPDILLSGHEAKIDEWRHQQALARTRTRRPDLLDS; this is encoded by the coding sequence ATGAGGATTGATATTATTACTTGCCTGCCACGGCTGCTCGATAGTTTTTTTGCTCATTCGATTTTGCAACGGGCGCAACAAGGGGGTCATGTAGAAGTGATCGTGCATGATTTGCGTGATTACACGACCGATAAGCACCGGCGGGTAGACGACTATGCCTTTGGCGGTGGAGCGGGAATGGTGATGCAGATTCAGCCCATTGCCAACTGTATTCGCTCGTTGCAGGCCGATCGTGCGTATGATGAAATTATTTACATGACCCCTGATGGCGAACGGTTGAATCAGAAAACGGCCAATACGCTCTCGCTGAAACAGAACCTGATTATTCTGTGTGGTCACTACAAAGGCATCGACGAACGGGCTCGTGAGCTATTCGTGACCCGGGAAATCAGCATTGGCGACTACGTACTGTCGGGTGGTGAACTGGCTGCCTGCGTCCTGTCGGATGCTATTATTCGGTTGTTGCCGGGGGTATTGAACGACGAAACGTCTGCTCTGACCGATTCATTTCAGGATAATTTGCTGGCTCCGCCGGTCTATACACGTCCGGCTGAGTTTGAAGGACATCGCGTACCCGATATACTCTTATCAGGTCATGAAGCCAAAATTGATGAGTGGCGCCACCAACAGGCGCTGGCCCGGACCCGCACCCGACGGCCAGACTTGCTGGATTCCTGA
- a CDS encoding transglycosylase domain-containing protein, whose translation MTYRQRKALRIAGWVFLSIFLLGCIGAGIAYSKRESLLQTALDRAIRKAKRDYNLNVRIDSARFTGLSSLAFSNISVVPDNRDSLARIQRVEISVRFWPLLVGKVGLSGMTLENGLVQVIKRDSLTNIDFLLRRKRDSTATTSSRKTDLSNVAENLIDNILSKIPDDLNISNLEFRGMDNKDTLNLLTETATIKNENVTSTLKLNGNQAIWHIAGTADPANREYNLALYADGKPLELPYIQKRFNLKLQADTVRAQLNDVDRSGGEFRLEGAGSVRNLRINHPAIARTDVLVPQASMDMHMFVGENYVGIDSSSVLKLGEVSARPFLKYTLKPVKIYEAQLHTDQMDAQALFNSFPQGLFESLEGMQVAGKLKYDMSFQLDTSLPDSVQFNSGLTPDGFKILKMEQTDFAEINHPFVYTPYEKDKPVRDIVVGPENPDYTPLEQISPDLRNALLTSEDYNFFTHNGFNEKAFRVSIATNFKEKSFKRGASTISMQLVKNVFLNRNKTLSRKVEEILIVWLIENEHIVSKERMYEVYLNIIEWGRNIYGIGEAARYYFSKSPSNLNLGESIFLAFVVPRPKRALDWFLPDGTLQARNVRGYFRLIGRIMARRGLTAPDSGAYGFYDVRLREGLRRQIAPVDSLFPSDSLMIDPIDGIDDNDEGTGIGNFFRRLFKGNKTDKENQTDEQPNAQLTPTEPIPGQQAPTDTVKTRKQLRQERRERKRREKEERRQQEEANNNLNE comes from the coding sequence ATGACGTATCGTCAACGTAAAGCCCTCCGAATTGCGGGATGGGTATTTTTAAGTATTTTTTTGCTAGGCTGCATAGGAGCAGGAATTGCTTATTCGAAGCGCGAAAGCCTATTGCAAACGGCTCTCGACCGGGCCATCCGCAAAGCCAAGCGAGACTACAACCTCAACGTTCGGATCGACTCAGCCCGATTTACGGGGTTGAGTTCGTTAGCCTTCAGTAATATTTCAGTCGTTCCTGACAACCGCGACAGCCTGGCCCGGATTCAGCGGGTCGAAATTTCGGTCCGGTTCTGGCCACTGCTGGTAGGAAAAGTAGGCTTATCGGGCATGACGCTCGAAAACGGCCTTGTTCAGGTTATCAAACGCGATTCGCTGACCAATATCGATTTTCTGCTTCGCCGGAAACGCGATTCAACCGCAACCACCAGCAGCCGCAAAACCGATTTGTCGAATGTGGCAGAAAACCTGATCGACAATATCCTGTCTAAAATCCCTGATGATCTGAATATCAGCAATCTGGAATTCAGAGGGATGGACAACAAAGATACCCTCAACCTGCTGACCGAAACAGCTACGATCAAAAACGAAAACGTTACATCGACGCTGAAACTCAACGGAAATCAGGCAATCTGGCACATTGCAGGTACAGCCGATCCCGCCAACCGGGAGTATAATCTGGCCTTATATGCCGACGGAAAGCCACTCGAATTACCATACATTCAGAAACGCTTCAACCTGAAATTACAGGCCGACACCGTTCGGGCGCAGTTGAACGATGTTGACCGGTCGGGGGGCGAATTCAGACTGGAAGGCGCAGGCTCGGTTCGGAATCTGCGTATTAATCACCCCGCTATTGCCCGTACCGATGTGCTGGTTCCGCAGGCGTCAATGGACATGCATATGTTTGTGGGCGAAAATTATGTCGGGATCGATAGTTCGTCGGTACTTAAGCTAGGCGAAGTAAGTGCGCGTCCATTTCTGAAATACACACTAAAGCCGGTTAAGATTTACGAAGCACAGCTCCATACCGATCAGATGGATGCGCAGGCCCTGTTCAATTCATTTCCACAGGGATTGTTCGAATCATTGGAAGGTATGCAGGTGGCAGGTAAGCTGAAATACGATATGTCGTTTCAGTTGGATACGTCGCTGCCCGATTCGGTACAATTCAATTCAGGACTGACGCCCGACGGGTTCAAAATCCTGAAAATGGAGCAGACTGATTTTGCCGAAATCAATCATCCGTTTGTTTATACACCTTACGAAAAAGATAAGCCCGTTCGGGATATTGTGGTTGGACCAGAAAACCCGGATTACACACCACTGGAACAAATTTCGCCCGATCTGCGCAATGCCCTGTTAACATCGGAAGATTATAATTTCTTCACCCACAACGGTTTCAACGAAAAAGCCTTCCGGGTGTCGATTGCGACGAATTTCAAGGAGAAATCGTTTAAACGCGGAGCCAGTACCATTTCGATGCAGTTGGTTAAAAACGTCTTCCTGAATCGAAACAAAACCCTGTCGCGCAAGGTCGAAGAAATCCTGATCGTGTGGCTCATCGAAAACGAACATATCGTTTCCAAAGAGCGGATGTATGAGGTCTATTTGAATATTATTGAATGGGGTCGTAATATTTACGGTATTGGTGAAGCGGCCCGTTATTATTTTTCGAAGAGCCCGTCCAATTTAAATCTGGGAGAAAGTATTTTTCTGGCTTTCGTTGTACCCCGCCCCAAACGCGCACTCGACTGGTTTTTACCCGATGGCACCCTACAGGCCCGCAATGTTCGCGGCTACTTCCGTCTGATTGGTCGCATTATGGCCCGTCGTGGACTAACTGCACCCGATTCGGGCGCTTACGGTTTTTATGATGTACGGTTGCGCGAAGGACTACGTCGTCAGATTGCACCGGTCGATTCATTGTTTCCGAGCGATAGCCTGATGATCGATCCTATCGATGGTATTGATGACAACGATGAAGGAACGGGTATTGGCAATTTCTTCCGGCGTTTATTTAAAGGAAACAAAACCGACAAGGAGAATCAGACCGACGAACAACCAAACGCTCAGCTCACCCCAACAGAGCCAATACCGGGCCAACAGGCTCCGACCGATACCGTAAAAACCCGAAAGCAACTTCGGCAGGAACGGCGCGAACGAAAACGGCGCGAAAAAGAAGAACGACGACAACAGGAGGAGGCCAACAACAATTTGAATGAATAA
- the rimM gene encoding ribosome maturation factor RimM (Essential for efficient processing of 16S rRNA) has product MTKDDCYQVGHITKTHGVSGELVLFLDVDNPDEYADLESVLLDVRGELIPYFIESIAIVKGSRAIIAFEDVDTIEQAERLINCGAFLPLDELEPITDETRFYFHEIVGYRVVDAEAGELGIVQGVYAMNAQDLIAMDYEGREVLIPINSDIVRTVDRATKKLNVTLPDGLLAIYMDDSGKDTPETNGDEADDTDED; this is encoded by the coding sequence ATGACAAAAGACGACTGTTATCAGGTAGGCCATATTACTAAGACGCATGGCGTGAGTGGTGAACTGGTCCTTTTTTTAGATGTCGATAACCCCGACGAGTATGCTGATCTGGAATCGGTATTACTCGACGTTAGAGGGGAGTTGATTCCGTATTTTATTGAATCGATTGCCATTGTAAAAGGCAGCCGGGCCATTATTGCCTTTGAAGATGTCGATACCATTGAGCAGGCCGAACGGCTTATTAACTGCGGTGCCTTTTTGCCACTCGATGAATTGGAGCCCATTACGGACGAAACCCGATTCTATTTTCATGAAATTGTTGGCTATCGGGTTGTCGATGCCGAAGCCGGTGAGTTAGGTATTGTGCAGGGCGTTTATGCCATGAATGCACAGGACCTGATTGCCATGGATTATGAAGGCAGAGAAGTTCTGATTCCAATTAACAGCGATATCGTTCGGACAGTAGACCGCGCTACTAAAAAGCTCAACGTTACCTTGCCCGATGGGTTGCTGGCTATCTATATGGACGATAGCGGGAAAGATACGCCCGAAACCAACGGCGACGAAGCTGACGATACCGATGAGGATTGA
- a CDS encoding SDR family NAD(P)-dependent oxidoreductase — protein MKKRILLTGATSGIGLEIAKGIVEAGHQLIFTARNESKANSLKNSLLADHAGADVSYLLCDFASLTSVKACAGQFLAQYNHLDVLINNAGVWEMERKESQDGIEMNLAVNALAPFLLTHLLLPALKAVPEGRIINTSSMAHRRNILELNDLEWRNQPYNGVATYSQSKLINLLHSLQWAKELAGTQVTVNTVHPGYVQSNLFNNMGQRDWSQVPPASDGARSALYAALSPDLAGVSGKYIYHEREDQPTPMAQDEALAQKVWEISEQYVSSFLLERHI, from the coding sequence ATGAAAAAACGCATCTTACTAACGGGCGCCACATCGGGCATTGGTCTGGAAATTGCCAAAGGCATTGTAGAAGCTGGCCATCAACTCATCTTTACGGCCCGCAACGAAAGCAAAGCCAATAGCCTGAAAAATAGCCTTTTGGCCGATCACGCTGGTGCCGATGTAAGCTATCTACTTTGCGATTTTGCCTCTCTGACTTCCGTGAAAGCCTGTGCCGGGCAATTTCTGGCTCAATATAACCACTTGGATGTGCTCATCAACAATGCGGGTGTATGGGAAATGGAACGGAAAGAAAGTCAGGATGGTATCGAGATGAATCTGGCTGTCAATGCGCTGGCTCCGTTCCTGCTGACGCACCTGCTCCTGCCAGCCCTGAAAGCCGTTCCCGAAGGCCGGATTATCAATACATCGTCGATGGCGCACCGTCGGAACATTCTGGAACTGAACGACCTCGAATGGCGCAATCAGCCCTACAATGGCGTGGCTACCTACTCACAGAGCAAACTCATCAATCTGTTGCACTCGCTGCAATGGGCGAAAGAGCTGGCCGGGACCCAGGTTACTGTCAACACGGTGCATCCGGGCTATGTGCAGAGCAACCTGTTCAACAACATGGGCCAGCGCGACTGGAGTCAGGTGCCACCAGCCAGCGATGGAGCACGTTCGGCTCTTTATGCCGCTCTCAGCCCTGACCTGGCCGGAGTTAGTGGGAAGTATATCTACCACGAACGCGAAGACCAGCCTACGCCAATGGCTCAGGACGAAGCGCTGGCGCAAAAAGTCTGGGAAATTAGCGAACAGTATGTGTCTTCGTTCCTGCTCGAACGTCACATATAG
- a CDS encoding TMEM175 family protein, with product MDYFSKSRIEAFSDGVFAIIVTLLVLEIKVPHLEQPESVAELWRALLGLMPKVISWIISFLIVCVIWVNHHRILSQIEHITHGFFWLNAVLLLWCSFIPFPTALVGDYISNPLALCAFGIILALMALTFTIIRWHALAHPAVLKPGTDLGHYRTATTRSLIFGPGLYMAGSGLAFVHPWLSVGIYAFIPLYFIFYNSARTVEGVS from the coding sequence ATGGATTATTTCTCCAAATCACGGATCGAGGCCTTCAGCGACGGTGTTTTTGCGATCATTGTAACGCTGCTGGTATTGGAAATCAAGGTGCCGCATCTGGAGCAGCCAGAGTCCGTTGCCGAATTATGGCGGGCATTGCTGGGGCTGATGCCCAAAGTGATTAGCTGGATTATCAGTTTCCTGATCGTATGTGTAATTTGGGTAAACCATCACCGGATTCTGAGCCAAATTGAGCATATTACGCACGGTTTTTTCTGGCTCAATGCAGTGCTACTCCTCTGGTGTTCGTTCATTCCTTTTCCAACTGCACTCGTCGGTGATTACATCAGTAATCCACTGGCCTTATGTGCCTTCGGCATCATTCTGGCTCTCATGGCCCTAACATTCACCATTATTCGGTGGCATGCGCTGGCGCATCCGGCTGTATTGAAGCCAGGCACCGATTTGGGCCATTATCGCACAGCCACTACTCGTTCTCTTATTTTCGGGCCAGGGTTATATATGGCAGGGTCGGGGTTGGCGTTTGTCCACCCCTGGCTTTCAGTAGGCATTTATGCCTTCATCCCGCTTTATTTTATTTTCTACAATTCGGCTCGAACTGTAGAGGGTGTATCCTGA
- a CDS encoding DUF481 domain-containing protein: MTRLIFLLCLIASSALAQLNESDTARFQLRASLTGNFQQGNVEVTTVRGKLDLVTSPVRSWVFKSQNSSLYQSFYSAKADNDLFSRNYLYYRPERRIYPFAIAYVSTNYRRKIDLRYFAGAGATLQLICKPQNVLKLSAGTVYENTRFSADTYNEAHYNGSQLIDLWRGTVWLGGWHYLLDNHLRLYYDAYYQPTFSDTNNYRWQYDIGFDFPIWRGLAFNALYTYTHENVVVTNIYPDDKILTVGLSYTLRKLQGR, from the coding sequence ATGACCAGACTTATTTTTCTCCTCTGTCTCATTGCCTCGTCCGCACTGGCCCAATTGAATGAAAGCGATACGGCCCGGTTTCAATTACGAGCTTCGCTGACGGGTAATTTTCAGCAAGGCAACGTGGAGGTGACCACCGTGCGGGGGAAGCTGGATTTGGTTACGTCGCCCGTTCGGTCGTGGGTGTTCAAGTCGCAGAATTCCAGTTTGTATCAGTCGTTCTATTCGGCTAAAGCCGATAACGACCTCTTTAGCCGGAATTACCTCTACTACCGCCCCGAACGCCGGATTTACCCGTTTGCTATCGCCTACGTTTCGACCAACTACCGCCGAAAAATCGACCTGCGCTATTTTGCCGGAGCCGGAGCCACCCTGCAACTCATCTGCAAACCCCAAAACGTACTGAAACTATCGGCGGGAACTGTTTATGAAAACACCCGCTTTTCGGCTGATACTTACAACGAGGCCCATTACAACGGTTCACAACTTATTGACCTTTGGCGCGGCACGGTCTGGCTGGGCGGCTGGCACTATTTGCTCGACAACCACCTGCGGCTTTACTACGATGCCTACTACCAGCCGACCTTTTCGGATACCAACAACTACCGCTGGCAATACGACATCGGGTTCGATTTCCCAATCTGGCGAGGGTTGGCTTTCAATGCGCTCTACACCTATACGCATGAAAATGTGGTCGTTACAAACATTTATCCTGACGATAAAATCCTGACAGTTGGTTTATCGTACACCCTCCGCAAACTCCAAGGTCGATAA
- a CDS encoding DMT family transporter: MKASDNQLLFLVLALLAGGMIPFQSAMNSQLGRSLQSPYFSALTVFVVAAIGLTIYNLASQQTVPALTQFSDAPKWSYLGGVLGGSYILLIVICAPKLGIGNVTIMVLLGQILAAMLIDHFGLLNATLHPINWQRLIGVGLLIAGVYIVRKF; this comes from the coding sequence ATGAAAGCATCTGACAATCAACTTCTTTTCCTGGTGCTGGCTTTGCTGGCGGGCGGTATGATTCCGTTTCAGAGCGCCATGAACAGCCAACTGGGTCGCAGCCTGCAAAGCCCTTACTTTTCGGCCCTTACGGTGTTTGTGGTGGCCGCCATTGGGCTAACGATTTACAACCTGGCCTCTCAGCAAACCGTACCGGCACTGACTCAATTTTCTGATGCTCCTAAATGGAGCTATCTGGGCGGAGTATTGGGGGGCAGCTACATCCTGCTCATTGTGATTTGTGCGCCTAAGCTCGGAATCGGTAATGTGACTATTATGGTTTTGCTGGGTCAGATACTGGCGGCTATGCTTATCGACCATTTTGGGCTGTTGAATGCCACGCTTCACCCCATCAACTGGCAACGGCTAATAGGAGTGGGGTTACTCATCGCAGGCGTATACATTGTTAGAAAGTTTTGA
- a CDS encoding NAD(P)-binding oxidoreductase: protein MQVLVIGATGGTGKQAVEQALQRGHYVTAFVRDPARLPIQHVNLTILVGDVLKPETLLPAVRRQDAVFCSLGSRPGQHDQVVAQGTKNLIAAMQQAGVRRLLVVSSLGVGESYSEASLPSKLFIKTILSGVIAEKEIQEKAIRESGLDWVIARPTRLTNGPFTGKYRLGEQLSFSTFALPSISRADVAAFLLNQLTTDDYRHKAVIITGA, encoded by the coding sequence ATGCAGGTATTAGTAATTGGAGCAACAGGAGGTACCGGAAAACAGGCCGTGGAGCAGGCCCTTCAGCGTGGCCATTACGTAACCGCCTTTGTGCGCGATCCGGCCCGATTACCTATCCAGCACGTTAACCTGACAATACTTGTCGGCGATGTATTGAAACCCGAAACCTTACTGCCTGCCGTTCGTCGTCAGGATGCCGTTTTCTGTTCGTTGGGAAGCCGTCCGGGACAGCATGATCAGGTGGTTGCCCAGGGTACAAAAAATCTGATTGCTGCTATGCAGCAGGCTGGCGTGCGCCGACTGTTGGTGGTGTCGTCGCTGGGTGTAGGGGAGAGCTATTCCGAAGCGTCGTTGCCCAGCAAACTGTTTATCAAAACAATTCTCAGCGGGGTTATTGCCGAGAAAGAAATTCAGGAAAAGGCCATTCGGGAAAGCGGCCTGGATTGGGTAATTGCCCGACCAACCCGACTAACCAACGGCCCTTTTACCGGGAAATATAGACTGGGTGAACAGCTATCATTTTCGACCTTCGCACTGCCGAGTATCAGTCGGGCCGATGTAGCCGCTTTTCTGCTGAACCAGTTGACGACTGATGACTATCGACACAAAGCTGTAATTATAACCGGGGCCTAG
- a CDS encoding nuclear transport factor 2 family protein, with product MTTQEIADRLVALCQEGKYEQAQRELYASDAKSIEPASAQGMQSVEGLDAIIAKGNQFQAMIQEVHGGSVGGPLVAGNQIAITIGLDVTFKDGNRMKMDEIAVYGVQDGKIVQEQFFY from the coding sequence ATGACAACACAGGAAATCGCCGACCGTTTGGTGGCACTCTGCCAGGAAGGCAAGTATGAACAAGCTCAGCGCGAATTGTATGCATCGGATGCCAAAAGCATCGAACCTGCCAGTGCACAGGGGATGCAATCGGTAGAAGGGCTGGACGCTATTATCGCCAAAGGCAACCAGTTTCAGGCTATGATTCAGGAAGTTCACGGCGGTAGCGTGGGCGGCCCATTGGTAGCCGGTAATCAAATCGCTATCACCATCGGTCTTGACGTAACCTTTAAAGATGGTAACCGCATGAAGATGGACGAAATTGCGGTATACGGCGTACAAGATGGTAAAATCGTTCAGGAGCAGTTCTTCTATTAA
- a CDS encoding NAD(P)-binding domain-containing protein — protein sequence MNIAILGAGNIGGTLAEGFAKKGHRIVLGVRNPDDFKADALLATYPSITAHSVSEAALVADLIIVSTPSKAVVEVANQIGSAKGKYIVDATNGPIGTPDYPNAVAALKAITDCSDVVKCFNTTGFENLKNPSYNGEGIDLFMAGSSQEAKETVRLLALELGFSECYDLGDDAKIGLVEQLAFAWVTLAFASGLGRNFALKVVKR from the coding sequence ATGAATATTGCAATTCTTGGTGCTGGTAACATCGGTGGTACGCTGGCCGAAGGCTTCGCCAAAAAAGGACACCGCATCGTTCTGGGCGTTAGAAATCCCGACGATTTCAAGGCTGATGCCTTATTGGCAACCTACCCCAGCATTACGGCTCACTCGGTATCAGAAGCGGCTCTGGTGGCCGATTTGATTATCGTCAGTACCCCATCGAAGGCTGTGGTTGAGGTGGCTAACCAAATCGGGTCGGCCAAAGGTAAATACATCGTCGATGCCACCAACGGACCCATTGGCACGCCCGATTATCCCAATGCAGTAGCGGCCCTGAAAGCCATTACGGACTGTAGCGATGTTGTGAAATGCTTCAACACAACAGGTTTCGAGAACCTAAAAAACCCCAGCTACAACGGCGAAGGTATCGATCTGTTTATGGCTGGCAGCAGCCAGGAAGCCAAAGAAACCGTCCGCCTGCTGGCTCTTGAACTAGGCTTTTCTGAATGTTATGACCTTGGCGACGACGCTAAAATTGGGCTGGTCGAACAACTGGCCTTTGCGTGGGTAACGCTCGCTTTTGCTAGTGGCCTGGGTCGCAACTTCGCGCTCAAAGTAGTGAAACGTTAA
- a CDS encoding NAD(P)-binding domain-containing protein, translating to MIIAIIGSGNVGGTLAQRFLEVGHTVLIGTRFPLSEKSIKLATKIGEDCFASPAGAAAQADVIVLATPAMKAVEVVKELGDTTGKVIIDTMNIVRGVGPAGFSNTADAVLANTVTRDVVKCFNTTGFENMLNPQYGEQVADMFVAGDSQPGKAVATQLAKEIGFAQCYDLGGNDTFTLIEQLALNWINLALFQGYGRRIAIKLLTP from the coding sequence ATGATTATTGCAATTATTGGCTCCGGTAATGTGGGTGGTACTTTAGCCCAACGCTTTCTTGAAGTGGGCCATACCGTATTGATCGGAACTCGTTTTCCGCTTTCTGAAAAATCGATCAAACTAGCTACCAAAATCGGAGAAGACTGCTTTGCTTCCCCGGCTGGTGCGGCTGCGCAGGCTGATGTTATTGTGCTGGCAACCCCTGCTATGAAAGCAGTAGAAGTAGTGAAGGAATTGGGCGACACAACGGGCAAAGTTATCATCGATACAATGAACATCGTGCGGGGCGTGGGACCGGCAGGATTCAGCAACACCGCTGATGCTGTTCTGGCCAATACGGTCACTCGCGATGTGGTAAAGTGTTTCAACACCACCGGCTTTGAAAACATGCTCAATCCGCAGTATGGCGAACAGGTTGCCGATATGTTTGTAGCCGGTGATAGCCAGCCAGGAAAAGCCGTTGCGACCCAATTGGCAAAAGAAATTGGCTTTGCTCAATGCTACGACCTGGGTGGAAACGATACATTTACCCTCATCGAACAACTGGCTCTAAACTGGATTAATCTGGCTCTTTTTCAGGGTTATGGGCGCCGAATAGCCATAAAGCTCCTGACGCCTTAA
- a CDS encoding type 1 glutamine amidotransferase domain-containing protein: protein MSLKDPNLVNTRQPKRVAIVISNPAVSTTTGWPVGFWWSELTHPYYEFAEKGYEVEIFSPNGGKCEPDAMSDPNDASGYSSSDLISQGFIHTEKLRALVDNTKPVADLNVVDFDALVVAGGQAPMFSFENATDLQQKFVEFYESGKVTSALCHGTAILRYAKLSNGDYLAKGKTVTGFANVEEDFADNAVWEYGLLSRDKHVMPWRIEDELKKLGANYVQAGLWRGFAIRDGNLITGQQNFSGAETAKAIIEALGE, encoded by the coding sequence ATGAGCCTTAAAGATCCAAACCTGGTTAATACCAGGCAACCCAAGCGCGTCGCTATTGTAATTTCAAATCCGGCCGTTTCGACCACAACTGGCTGGCCCGTTGGTTTCTGGTGGAGTGAGCTTACCCACCCCTACTACGAATTTGCGGAGAAGGGCTACGAAGTCGAAATTTTTAGCCCCAATGGGGGGAAGTGCGAACCCGATGCCATGAGCGACCCCAACGATGCGAGTGGCTATTCATCGTCTGACCTTATCTCGCAAGGGTTTATCCATACCGAAAAACTACGTGCCTTAGTCGATAACACGAAACCTGTCGCCGACCTGAACGTAGTCGATTTCGACGCACTAGTTGTGGCAGGCGGGCAAGCGCCAATGTTCTCATTTGAGAATGCTACCGACCTGCAACAGAAGTTTGTAGAGTTTTATGAAAGTGGCAAAGTGACTTCTGCACTCTGCCATGGAACGGCTATCCTGCGCTATGCCAAACTGAGCAACGGCGACTATCTGGCCAAAGGCAAGACCGTAACGGGCTTTGCCAATGTTGAAGAAGATTTTGCTGATAACGCCGTTTGGGAATATGGTTTGCTTTCCCGCGATAAACACGTGATGCCGTGGCGGATTGAAGACGAACTGAAAAAACTTGGAGCCAACTACGTACAGGCTGGCCTCTGGCGGGGTTTTGCTATTCGGGATGGTAATTTAATTACGGGTCAGCAAAACTTCTCCGGTGCCGAAACGGCAAAGGCAATCATCGAAGCGCTGGGCGAATAA
- a CDS encoding 30S ribosomal protein S16 produces MAVKIRLSRRGRKKMAIYDIVVAESTSPRDGRFIEKIGSYNPNTDPSTVVLKSERAVHWLLVGAQPTDTARSVLSHEGIMYRKHLQVGVNKGAITQEQADEKYATWKEDKENRKASATDTKTQTKEQLRAARLEAEKKVNEARAEAISKKNKVEEPATDVAATEVAATEVAEAPVEEAPAAEASAEETPAAE; encoded by the coding sequence ATGGCTGTTAAAATCCGTTTATCGCGTCGTGGACGCAAAAAAATGGCGATATACGACATCGTCGTGGCCGAATCTACATCGCCCCGTGATGGCCGATTCATCGAAAAAATCGGTTCGTATAACCCAAACACTGACCCTTCGACGGTCGTATTAAAGTCGGAACGGGCCGTACATTGGCTCCTGGTAGGTGCTCAGCCAACCGATACCGCTCGTTCGGTGTTGTCGCACGAAGGCATCATGTACCGCAAACATCTGCAGGTTGGCGTTAATAAAGGCGCGATCACGCAGGAACAGGCTGACGAGAAATACGCAACCTGGAAAGAAGATAAAGAAAATCGTAAAGCATCGGCTACCGATACAAAAACTCAGACTAAAGAGCAGCTTCGTGCGGCTCGGTTAGAAGCTGAGAAGAAAGTAAACGAAGCACGTGCCGAAGCGATCTCCAAGAAAAACAAAGTAGAAGAGCCCGCAACGGATGTTGCCGCAACGGAGGTTGCCGCAACGGAGGTTGCTGAAGCACCTGTGGAAGAAGCTCCCGCAGCAGAAGCATCGGCCGAAGAAACGCCGGCTGCGGAATAG
- a CDS encoding helix-turn-helix domain-containing protein: MPDFLHNGKLYYNPVEFAMAHIGGTWKMPILWRLNKQVMRYSELKKYLPHISHKMLTTQLRELEEHGFVSRKVYPVVPPHVEYSITDKGQRVIPVIEVIRAFGRELMNEYGIEERKPSQ; this comes from the coding sequence ATGCCTGATTTTCTTCACAACGGTAAACTATACTATAATCCGGTTGAGTTTGCAATGGCCCATATTGGTGGTACCTGGAAAATGCCTATTCTTTGGCGGCTTAATAAGCAGGTTATGCGCTATAGTGAGCTAAAAAAATACCTGCCGCACATTAGTCATAAAATGCTGACAACTCAACTGCGGGAATTAGAAGAACACGGGTTTGTAAGCCGAAAGGTATATCCGGTTGTACCTCCTCATGTAGAGTACAGTATCACCGACAAAGGACAACGAGTGATTCCTGTTATTGAAGTGATTCGGGCGTTTGGCCGGGAATTGATGAATGAGTACGGAATTGAAGAACGAAAACCCAGCCAATAA